Genomic DNA from Candidatus Neomarinimicrobiota bacterium:
TCATTCGGCAAAAGTGATAACAGAACAATGATCCACTGCGAACTTAAGATTTGTGTGGGTTGCCGCATGTGCGAAGTTGCGTGTAGTGCGTTTCACTTCGATGGTGTCACCCGGGCCATGTCCCGAATTCGTGTTGCAAAGCTGGAAAATGTGGGTGTGGAGATGGCCATCGCCTGCCTCAGCTGCCTGGAAAAACCGTGCCTCGAGTGCCCCACATTGGCACTCACGGTAGGAGACAATGGAGAGATAATTCTGGATGAAGATTTATGTACGTCCTGTGAAATCTGTGTGGAAGAATGTCCAGTGGGTGCCATTGGATTTTACGATGACCTACCCCTTTTATGTGATCTGTGTGATGGTGCTACTTCCTGCGTGACCGCCTGCCCCAGCGACGCTCTCTCGTACATCGAAGATCATCGGGACAGTAGTCTGGCATCCTTCCTCCAAGCTGATGGAAATCCCAATCAGAAACGTGCGAATTACGTTTCCGTGCAGGGTGAACCAATCCGCGAAGGGTGGAAGAACGGTTTGAGGGTTGATTCATGAGTATCTGTAATGCGACCAGTCTGCGGGT
This window encodes:
- a CDS encoding 4Fe-4S dicluster domain-containing protein — its product is SFGKSDNRTMIHCELKICVGCRMCEVACSAFHFDGVTRAMSRIRVAKLENVGVEMAIACLSCLEKPCLECPTLALTVGDNGEIILDEDLCTSCEICVEECPVGAIGFYDDLPLLCDLCDGATSCVTACPSDALSYIEDHRDSSLASFLQADGNPNQKRANYVSVQGEPIREGWKNGLRVDS